TGGTTTCTCTCAGTGATGTGTTGACGGGTGCCTGGGAGGTGGACTGTGGCTCggttgccatggtgacctcCTTGCTGCTGAGGAGAGTGCTGTCTCCTCCATTGCTACCTTTACGGCACCTACCCTCCAAATTATTGGCGTGGTGTTTTAACCATCATTAAGCACTATAGAGGGCATTgcagataacaaaaaaaaattcaaaaattggCCATGACACATTCCAAACAATACTTTTTTATCAAACCTGCAAGAATTAAAACGCCATGGACACAGCAATGGTTTGTCAATATTATattcaatttgatttttggCGGCTTAATGGATCATACAGTTGTTTGATTCTTAATTTGCTTTTCATTGGTTCACAGAAAGCAGACTAACAAACATTCACTTTTAGCctggaaaatttttcattttagtccaCAAAATGCATCATTATACTTGAGTTATTTTAGGAGAATGCATACTTAATTATTATGTAGTTCTTCATTCCCATGGTTTTCAAGCCAGATCATTCAGCTTTTTGACATCGTCTTGGACAGACTGAAACACATATTCTCTGCAGTCTCATATGGAGGTATAGCCAATTAATTCCTATTATATAAGCCTATAACCATTTCTGGCTTGCAATGCCATCTTGGACTGATTTACACATTTAGCCTCAAGCTCATGTGATAAAATTATAACTGTCAAAATTTGTTCTTGGCTGCACAGGGAAGTGGTATTGTTGCACATGCAGTGAAATCACTTAATACGTGGTTTTGAGGTTGTAGGCTAAAGAGGCAGTAAGCAAAATAATTTACTTTTCATTCTTGCCTTCAGGCTAATAAGACACAATGAACTCTGGCTCAAACATACTCTAATATGCCATTACTACtactataaaaattattattaatcacaGTTATTCTTCACCTCATGTCCTGAACAAGCAAAGACTTCAAACTCTTTGTTTGTTACAGTCTTTGTTTGTTGTAGCTATAGGAGGTCATCAAAGCTGTTTGCTAATGTACCAGAAAACAAGATTTTGGAGACAACTTCCGGACTATAACTATACACAAGTAAGCTAGGACAAAATAATGTTAAGAGTAGTCTAATGGGAAGGGTAAAGAAACTCTGAATGCAACACTTAATGCAAAATctcattcattcattaattttgcggtCACATATCACAAAACTAGATGTGGTTGAGGGTAAATGGAGACCACAAGATGAATCAACTCGACATGGCAAACCCTATAATTTGATGAAACAACCTGTATTATTCACTATAAAACAACAGACATTACATATTCTCAGTATGATTGCTTTACAATACCAGCTCTTAAAAACTGGGTTAACTTAAACAAGCTAGACTATAACAACAAATTTCAGAAATCTAGATTAATACTCTAAAACTTCTATGGCAATATCCAGTTGTGAAAATCAAACAGGTAAGCATGCAACCAGTGATCAGACAAGGACAGCAAAATGAGGGAGCAAAAAGTCGATTAGGTCTACATGTGTAGTAAGATTAAAAATACTCAAAGGTATAAAACAGCAAGCTGACTAAATCACAGCTAGGATAAAGTTAAAATCGGAAGTGTCAATTGCAGACTAATCAATAAACGGAAATCACTGTTCTTATTGCCgataattaatttgcatttaaataaacgaaaaaaataaataaagaagtgTCCACTTACTGAGAACTGTGGTTGCTGAATCTATTCCCAGAGTATTCCTTGCATTGCAGTTGTAGTTGGCACGTGCAGTCTgtacttttgaaatatttaagtACTGTTTATCAGAGAGAAAATTTGGTAGATCACAACAGTTCCAAGAAATTGCAGGTTTTGGGTTTCCTTCCACTTGGCAGATAAGTGATGCAGTCTGTTCTCGGTCAACAAAGAATCTATTTGCAAGTGTAACCTTAGGAGAAACTGttaggaaaaacaaacaaacaaacagataaCAAATATTTTATCCTGTACTGTAATGGCCTAAAAATATGCTGAACACTTCAATATAATTATTGGTTGGATAAACTGCTAGGTTGTAATTTAAAGATATGAAGGTTTTTCTTTATAAATGCATTCACCATTTAACAACAAACTGTTATATTACAGAAAAGTTATTAATTAAGCTACTGTTTCTGAGAAAACTATAAATGCGATAAGATCTTCAACAAACCATGCACAAATTATAATTTTACGAAAAACCTTAATTCCCTTCAAGCAATGCACACAAAATTATATGTATTATCTTTTCATCAAAACTTTAGAGAGATTTCATGGCTTTTCATGTGGCACTGAGGCATTTGTGGTTTTGTAGATAATCATGACTTTTTTGGATAAATTAAAACCTGTTTTAGAGGGCTGAAACACTCCTCACAACAATTCCTCAAAGGTCGTTCTTTAACAGCAAATTATGTGTTGGCAAGATCGAGTACTGTAATTATTGATACAATCAGGTGCAATCATGGTAATTTAAAATACTATCTATAAGAGGGCtgccaaaaaccaacattgaaaaagaaaatcctCCAACATAAAAAAGGCATTTCTGAGAGTGTGTGAATTAATTAAGCTTAATTTCCAGCCATGAGGATGAGCCTCTTGATCTTCCCTTCAATAAACTCTACCACCTTAGCTTTCACCACCAATTCATTTACTTTGATTCTAGAATATCATTTTGGATCGACACAGTGACCAGTATCTCATTGCACTACATTTAAAATTAATGACGTTCCACTATTATACCAAAATCTatagagataaaaaaaaactattacagTATTATATAAGTTTATATTAGTCCAGCTTTGACTTTCATCTGTAGCTGTTCATCTTTTTGATATAAATTATACAGTTTGTACCGGTCTCCATTAtaacaacaattattaataCCTTTTATTAACTTACACAGAATATTCATGTGGACATCCATGGTCAAAGGATTCTCCACACCATTATCAGCAGTACATCTGTAACTCTCTTTATTCTTTCCACGAATGATGTTCAAGGGCATAGTGACGACAGTGTTATCAGAGAGTCTTGTCCAGGTTATTCTTGGTTTTGGTATTCCATCAGCTGAGCAGTTTAAAGTCAGCTCGGCAGGTGCTATTATAGTTTGATTACTTGAGGCGACAATGTTACTTGGAGAAGctacaaaattaaacaagaggCTACACTTGACAAACGTCATGCTACAGTACTTAATTTTGCATCTTTACAAGCAGCACTTGAAGAGTGAAGCGCATATCACACTCACCTGTCATGCAGGGGATCTGAGTTAGATTTCCTACCAGAGTGCTCCCGTGAATTCTCATATAATACAGGTAATGGTAAATTCAGGAACAACATTCTCAGGCAAAGGAATGGCACATACCTCACTATTCACCGATGGTAGCACAAACTAAATCAGTTGTTTGGGCATAATCATATTCATTCAAATGTTCCTAAATTTTACTTGAAGCTTACCAACAACATCCACTTGAACAATGCTTTCAAATGTAAAGGAAGCAAATCCTGTCACCGCATCAGTAGCCACTCGACAAGTAAATGTCCCATTCTCTTCCATTGTTACATTGAAGATAGTCAGCTTGACAAAGCGTTGGCTGGAACTCCAGTCAATCCAGAATCGGTTTTCAAACCCAGGTTGAGTCCCAGATATTTGAGACTTAACACCTGCAACGACTGTTCCATCAAACAATATATTTAATTCATCAAAGGTTAACTCAGTTAAATCAAACTGCCAGCTCAAGGTTGCATTGATTTTTCCCTTATGAAGTCGTCTGCTGCTAAAGTGGTCGACAGGATCAGCAACTGCTTGCACATTCTGGGTTGGAGAAGGTTCATTCCAAGTCAGACTTTCACCATCTGAAAATTAATCAAAGGCTTCTGTGAGTCAGCTCGTTCAGGGATGACTTTGTCTCCTAGGctaatgaggaaaaacggttaagCTCATCACAGTTGATGTTTTACTCCTTAATTAAGAATCCCGTTAATCCTCATATAATACAGGTAATGGTAAATTCAGGAACAACATTCTCAGGCAAAGGAATGGCACATACCTCACTGTTCACCCATGGTTACGCACAAACTAAATTAGTTGTTTgggcataataattattatattcattCAAATGTTCCTAAATTTTACTTGAAGCTTACCAACAACATCCACTTGAACAATGCTTTCAAATGTAAAGGAAGCAAATCCTGTCACCGCATCAGTAGCCACTCGACAAGTAAATGTCCCATTCTCTTCCATTGTTACATTGAAGATAGTCAGCTTGACAAAGCGTTGGCTGAAACTCCAGTCAATCCCAAATCGGTTTTCAAACCCAGGTTGAGTCCCAGATATTTGAGACTTGACACCTGCAATGACTGTTCCATCAAACAATATATTTAATTCATCAAAGGTTAACTCAGTTAAATCAAACTGCCAGCTCAAGGTTGCATTGATTTTTCCCTTATGAAGTCGTCTGCTGCTAAAGTGGTCGACAGGATCAGCAACTGCTTGCACATTCTGGGTTGGAGAAGGTTCATTCCAAGTCAGACTTTCACCATCTGAAAATTAATCAAAGGCTTCTGTGAGTCAGCTCGTTCAGGGATGACTTTGTCTCCTAGGCTAATGAGGAAAAACAGTTAAGCTCATCACAGTTGATGTTTTACTCCTTATAAATTAAGAATCCCGTTAATCCTCATATAATACAGGTAATAGTAAATTCAGGAACAACATTCTCAGGCAAAGGAATGGCACATACCTCACTGTTCACCCATGGTTACGCACAAACTAAATTAGTTGTTTgggcataataattattatattcattCAAATGTTCCTAAATTTTACTTGAAGCTTACCAATAACATCCACTTGAACAATGCTTTCAAATGTAAAGGAAGCAAATCCTGTCACCGCATCAGTAGCCACTCGACAAGTAAATGTCCCATTCTCTTCCATTGTTACATTGAAGATAGTCAGCTTGACAAAGCGTTGGCTGGAACTCCAGTCAATCCCAAATCGGTTTTCAAACCCAGGTTGAGTCCCAGATATTTGAGACTTAACACCTGCAATGACTGTTCCATCAAACAATATATTTAATTCATCAAAGGTTAACTCAGTTAAATCAAACTGCCAGCTCAAGGTTGCATTGATTTTTCCCTTATGAAGTCGTCTGCTGCTAAAGTGGTCGACAGGATCAGCAACTGCTTGCACATTCTGGGTTGGAGAAGGTTCATTCCAAGTCAGACTTTCACCATCTGAAAATTAATCAAAGGCTTCTGTGAGTCAGCTCGTTCAGGGATGACTTTGTCTCCTAGGCTAATGAGGAAAAACAGTTAAGCTCATCACAGTTGATGTTTTACTCCTTATAAATTAAGAATCCCGTTAATCCTCATATAATACAGGTAATGGTAAATTCAGGAACAACATTCTCAGGCAAAGGAATGGCACATACCTCACTGTTCACCCATGGTTACGCACAAACTAAATTAGTTGTTTgggcataataattattatattcattCAAATGTTCCTAAATTTTACTTGAAGCTTACCAACAACATCCACTTGAACAATGCTTTCAAATGTAAAGGAAGCAAATCCTGTCACCGCATCAGTAGCCACTCGACAAGTAAATGTCCCATTCTCTTCCATTGTTACATTGAAGATAGTCAGCTTGACAAAGCGTTGGCTGGAACTCCAGTCAATCCCAAATCGGTTTTCAAACCCAGGTTGAGTCCCAGATATTTGAGACTTAACACCTGCAATGACTGTTCCATCAAACAATATATTTAATTCATCAAAGGTTAACTCAGTTAAATCAAACTGCCAGCTCAAGGTTGCATTGATTTTTCCCTTATGAAGTCGTCTGCTGCTAAAGTGGTCGACAGGATCAGCAACTGCTTGCACATTCTGGGTTGGAGAAGGTTCATTCCAAGTCAGACTTTCACCATCTGAAAATTAATCAAAGGCTTCTGTGAGTCAGCTCGTTCAGGGATGACTTTGTCTCCTAGGCTAATGAGGAAAAACAGTTAAGCTCATCACAGTTGATGTTTTACTCCTTAATTAAGAATTAAGGTCAGGATTACagaaaattattatataatatcAAATTGTATTTTGTAGGTAATATTTTTGCctcagtttatttttattttgaatcgtTTTTTAGGTACTGTGTCCACAACAGAGTTGCTCAACAGATACTTAGCTATAACCATTACTTCCAATCAAAGCAATAATCTATTCCGAGAGTCAAAAAGGTGGTATAGTTCAAGGGTACAAACACTCATGGTCAGCAAGCATCCCTTTTTCAAAACTACTGGGGTTTTACAGAACACCTGCAACAAACAAAAGAGTTGGACACAGTTCAAGACACTTATATCAGTACAACATTAGCTCTTCCTTCTTTTTataaaacttcaaaaaaaaattaaaaggttTATGAactctttttccatttttttaagtTCAGCAATCTTTTATTAACCACAAAACCAAATGTTCaaggaaactaaacaaaataatgctttcttcgttttcaccATCAATTCATAACAGACTGTCTGATTGGATCTCTGTCAATAAATTAAAGATcaatttgtcttcagaatactttggtGAACTTAAGAAACCTTCCAAATTCTCTGGGCCAACCTCGGAAAATCTTCGGAATGCTTCAGTTCAACTTGTTTTATCCTGGTTTAAAGACAATGTCATTTATATTGAAATATTAAAGGGTGAGATATCATTTTTGGGAAGTTTGACATAAAAGACAATTATTAATAAACCATttattattaataggaaaatattatatttattCTAAAAAGTGTCAGAATACTGTCTACCGACGACTCAGGTTTTTGTTGCTTGGATTAAACTGATTTATAGAATTGAACTCCAAATTgccagagaaaaaaataagctttcacaacatttttatttaatgcaGAAAACATGTTGAAGTATTGACCTAGGAAGAGATGGTGGCAGAAAGAAtatcaaataaacaaataagtTATAATTAAAACAAGTatatttctgtttgttttttttagcagCTTGTAAATATATATCATTTCTTATTTAACTGAACTAAGtgaatttgtttttctgttatTGTACAGTAGGTAACGTATCTTGATTAGTTTTAATACTCTAAGTATTGAATACAAGTGTAcagcaataaaaattattattagttcaTTGTATGTAATGTACCGAAAGCAGTTTATCGTCTTTAACGTATTGCAAGTTTATTGTAAGTATTATATTATTTGGTTTATTGTAATTATGTATTGCAAGTGAGTTTTGTAAcatatttttttataaaatgtagcaaaaaaataaaaaattacaaaaaaaaaagtccttgGAAGACTTCCTTTTTTCCCCCTGTCAGATTAAGGTGAACTTTGGAAGCTCTAAGTCGATTTGGGGGCATGGTGGGCGATTTGATGGGAAGGAGGTCTCATCACCTTTTTCTGCTGCCGATATGGAGATAAAGCTCCACTAAAGCCTTACATATCCTGGATTGGGTGGGTGGAGGGGGTCAGGGTTTACTTTCAAATTGACTGGTACATAATGAGTGCAGATAATAAATATTCAGACCTGTGCGCAATCCCATGTTTAAAACCTTCGAAACTGCAACCACATTGCTTAACTTGAAGCTTGTAATCTAATGTGCACCACAAAATGCCTTCCACTGCATTATTATAAACTGCAATAAAACActtgttcaattttctttataGAGTGTAGTAAGTTCTTTTCAACAGAAGTACACTAACAGTTCTGTGAAGTACACCTAGACTAGAACTGCAAGTTGTTACAAGGATTACggacataattttctttttattcaagCTTTATACTGGAAGAGTAGAGCTACACTTTTAAATTGGCAAACGCTTAGTTTAGAAACTACGTGCATTAGAATATCAAAGATACCAAATTTCACCTGTCTTGGGGTAAAATACGAGGATTCCAAACAGCATAAAGTAAAAAGTGAAAGACATTGTTGACGATCCAAAGAACTCCAAAATAGCTGCCAAGCCAACACTAATACCATGCCGAGTGGGACTTGAACCAACAGGGAAGTTATTGACATCCCATGATATACGTCAGTGAAAATCTCGGCTCGTTCAAGTCTTTGGCGTACCATCGGGgccaaaattcaacttttgaattCGATGTTGTAGTTTACAATTTTTACCTAGATCTGCAATTGAACATTAAAGTTTCCTATTTCTCTACTCTACTTGTCGATTTGACATTGTTTGTTTCACGATTCAACTTTGTTGTGAGAagtattcaacattcaagtttacGCAATTCAACAAATATCCAACCGCAAGCCAGTCAATGAGAGTCAGTGTGGGCTCCGCAAACTATCAAATTACTCCCTTAGGTAGTAGGGGCTAGCAAGAGGCGACTGTCGCAAGAGGCTAGCAAagggaaagcactagataacatcgacctaaacctggtgagccatcgatatgtcagcggagtcttgaaagatgatcacttcgtttccgctcggtCTCTctctcctcgcttctgatctatcgccgcgaggattgtttcagccataaaacggtcaatatatagacctttccagtttatattactaaaaagctgttcaatacgtaatggattttagcagtattttattacggaatacacggcttacggctgttctgagaaatcTTTtggcgtttctggtctcggtcgatgttgtctattgtcaacacttATGTCTGACAATTGATTGGAGCGATCTGACTTGGAACGATCTGAccatggaacgaaatgaccgtaaATCGGTAtccggtcatttcgttccatggTCAGATCGTTCCAAGTCAGATCGTTCCAGTCATTTGTCAGATGTAGTTCAAGATTAAGGTCATTTTGTATTTAAATGTTAGATAATATAAGTTCAGCTTTTTGCTGTGCTATATCTTTCCAAAACATCAATCGATTCCTCGTTGGTATTACACTAGGTAGCCCAACTCATAAAAGCTCTTAAAGAGGCGGTATCAATGATTAAGTCCGTGGCTGGTTGAATTTAGAACAAGACAACAAAATTATtcgtttcttgtttgtttttaaacaaCTTAAGATAAAGTGATATTTATGTCTGACAATTGATTGGAGCGATCTGACTTGGAACGATCTGAccatggaacgaaatgaccgtaaatcctaggaaatcttatctaacatcgactgaaaccaggtgtcagctctgagaccaaagaggagagggcacgagaagaatccacacgagaaagcagtcttcaactggtaagtatattcacagctttaaccctacaattactttcaattcagagtgtttttagcgttatttttatatttgtagctttctaagaaagaaagttttaaTCGAGtggacatgagctgaatttctgtcgtgttaagttgccctgtcaagctaccgaaattgattttttttttgaaagatgtagccaaatacaaaattaccgtgtccccagcaaggtgaaatctattaatttgactagGGTGaacagggttttcaataagaaatGGAGTAGATGGCAGAATTTGAGAAGTAGGCGGAGAGATACTGAAAGACGCCAAAGGCGTCTTAAGCGAGCGCCATAAGGCGCGATCttctaggggggtccgggggtATGCCCCccaagaaaattttgaaaatttgggtctCTTAGAATGCGTTTCCCGCATTCTGGGGCATGAATAAGGCTATTCGAGGCTGAAACACTTCAAAAAgagttctttgtgttttctttggcGCAGACATGtgtgtaatttattcaaaagtcGTGAACTCTACGTGACTTCGAGAGCGCGTGGAAATATTCACACACGCGTTGTGCTGCTTTCGCACCCAGAACCCACGGTTTAGAGAATATGCCAGGCTGCTCAGCAACTGAGCGATCCATCGAAGAAATCGATGGCCGCCGGGCCGGAGTTACTGAGATTTCATGaaacattcttttctttttttttttgaaaaaaacttcgCCGATCCAGGGCGAATGTTTCTCGTGATATTAAAAAAATGGgcttatttattttcaaagtaggCGGCGAGTTGGCGTGAAATAGCCGGcccttattgaaaaccctgggtgaaaatctgtaaagtggaaATTCAtatgttggtccaagggggtatTAGAGGTTGGTGCagaaaggggttaaaggagtgacccatgggtggagcataaaaataaaataaattaatggttggattaaatgtattattaaccatgaaatggtgggaaaaatgatatttttgaataaaaattacaagaagaaaaaaggaagcaaattaagttgtgtggcattttattaaaatagaagcatttttgaagtaactgtttattcatatgtctttgcaaacaaggcatctcagtctgaaaccaaaatagaaaataaatattgtcagtgtaaaattaatattttcaaacatttggtatttaggaagctgtccacaacgttcactcaatgttctcatgaacatgaatgtacctgttgaaaattgggatgccttcccctgctaaagTGCTCTGCAAattgaatgcacattgcttttattgctataatagcaatgaagcttacaattcttttaaaacaattcatccacaatttatgaaaatttatagtggattttccatgatgtaatgatcaaatgcactgtacatatgtaaatcaacatatatgatcatgatatgatacatgaaagaccaagccacaccaccaggcccatgtcttGCTGGGTACacagtaattttgtatttgggtacatctaataaaaaaaaatcaattacggtagcttgacagggcaactttaccaacttaacacaacagaaattcagctcatgtcaactcgattcaaactttctttcttagaaagctacaaaaacgctaaaaacactctaaattgaaagtaattgtacatacatacatacatactttatttggTGTTGCAGGTTAAAAAAACTGGCAGCCGttggctgatgtggacctgcatTACTAATATGCATATTTacaagtaataaaataaaaaagaccAAACATGTACAATAtactaatagtaataaaataatgcttattaatgtcaataataataaaaatgaggtGCTTTATTTCTGATCAATGAACTTTCCTTTTCAAAAGTGAAATTGTTAATAAATTTGGAG
This DNA window, taken from Acropora muricata isolate sample 2 unplaced genomic scaffold, ASM3666990v1 scaffold_749, whole genome shotgun sequence, encodes the following:
- the LOC136907518 gene encoding uncharacterized protein isoform X1; protein product: MSFTFYFMLFGILVFYPKTDGESLTWNEPSPTQNVQAVADPVDHFSSRRLHKGKINATLSWQFDLTELTFDELNILFDGTVIAGVKSQISGTQPGFENRFGIDWSSSQRFVKLTIFNVTMEENGTFTCRVATDAVTGFASFTFESIVQVDVVDGESLTWNEPSPTQNVQAVADPVDHFSSRRLHKGKINATLSWQFDLTELTFDELNILFDGTVIAGVKSQISGTQPGFENRFGIDWSSSQRFVKLTIFNVTMEENGTFTCRVATDAVTGFASFTFESIVQVDVIDGESLTWNEPSPTQNVQAVADPVDHFSSRRLHKGKINATLSWQFDLTELTFDELNILFDGTVIAGVKSQISGTQPGFENRFGIDWSFSQRFVKLTIFNVTMEENGTFTCRVATDAVTGFASFTFESIVQVDVVDGESLTWNEPSPTQNVQAVADPVDHFSSRRLHKGKINATLSWQFDLTELTFDELNILFDGTVVAGVKSQISGTQPGFENRFWIDWSSSQRFVKLTIFNVTMEENGTFTCRVATDAVTGFASFTFESIVQVDVVASPSNIVASSNQTIIAPAELTLNCSADGIPKPRITWTRLSDNTVVTMPLNIIRGKNKESYRCTADNGVENPLTMDVHMNILFSPKVTLANRFFVDREQTASLICQVEGNPKPAISWNCCDLPNFLSDKQYLNISKVQTARANYNCNARNTLGIDSATTVLIIGGYRIYLRMGISEECDKKDSVWEALKKKLTNVFAKSTQSYSGAELRVTSCRSLIFDVVLKFSTEVAEDDTISILQNSIVDGKLGELNVNTSYIIGIPHILETRVTTKSLQPSTTIMPTRSTRTPKSIDVTLSVAIGTSIGVLVLVAVVGVVIWWMLRRPNLRKEHKLRVFIIVVVRIPSIHETRCLCFVSMIVLGMTPSDRIEECENSAVTNSRFLKAEDATESSVTRPTYVNLQEVTKMDSDPPNNEYAPLDLRTRSWEIAREDVIVEKIIGKGAFSQVAKGTAKNLSFRSGTRNVAIKMLKADAPETDKRDLNSELELMKNLKPHPHVVKLLGCVTESGPLLVLIEYVPYGDLLGYLRKSRGLNDTYYKDPDIKPKTSLTSQQLMKFACQIADGMSYLSLRKVIHRDLAARNVLVGERETCKITDFGMARDVQQENIYERKTKGRLPVKWTAYEALLFGQYTTKSDVWSYGVVLYEIFTVGGSPYPRMDGRKVANSLQQGYRMQKPKHVDNELIPSITSRAHRHLHDTYLEVIHLIPKWRPINYSFACMLTSPLRLVYLYRKQKNFEVKMRRRGLINMQTKE
- the LOC136907518 gene encoding uncharacterized protein isoform X6 is translated as MSFTFYFMLFGILVFYPKTDGESLTWNEPSPTQNVQAVADPVDHFSSRRLHKGKINATLSWQFDLTELTFDELNILFDGTVIAGVKSQISGTQPGFENRFGIDWSSSQRFVKLTIFNVTMEENGTFTCRVATDAVTGFASFTFESIVQVDVVDGESLTWNEPSPTQNVQAVADPVDHFSSRRLHKGKINATLSWQFDLTELTFDELNILFDGTVIAGVKSQISGTQPGFENRFGIDWSSSQRFVKLTIFNVTMEENGTFTCRVATDAVTGFASFTFESIVQVDVIDGESLTWNEPSPTQNVQAVADPVDHFSSRRLHKGKINATLSWQFDLTELTFDELNILFDGTVIAGVKSQISGTQPGFENRFGIDWSFSQRFVKLTIFNVTMEENGTFTCRVATDAVTGFASFTFESIVQVDVVDGESLTWNEPSPTQNVQAVADPVDHFSSRRLHKGKINATLSWQFDLTELTFDELNILFDGTVVAGVKSQISGTQPGFENRFWIDWSSSQRFVKLTIFNVTMEENGTFTCRVATDAVTGFASFTFESIVQVDVVASPSNIVASSNQTIIAPAELTLNCSADGIPKPRITWTRLSDNTVVTMPLNIIRGKNKESYRCTADNGVENPLTMDVHMNILFSPKVTLANRFFVDREQTASLICQVEGNPKPAISWNCCDLPNFLSDKQYLNISKVQTARANYNCNARNTLGIDSATTVLNVTLSVAIGTSIGVLVLVAVVGVVIWWMLRRPNLRKGMTPSDRIEECENSAVTNSRFLKAEDATESSVTRPTYVNLQEVTKMDSDPPNNEYAPLDLRTRSWEIAREDVIVEKIIGKGAFSQVAKGTAKNLSFRSGTRNVAIKMLKADAPETDKRDLNSELELMKNLKPHPHVVKLLGCVTESGPLLVLIEYVPYGDLLGYLRKSRGLNDTYYKDPDIKPKTSLTSQQLMKFACQIADGMSYLSLRKVIHRDLAARNVLVGERETCKITDFGMARDVQQENIYERKTKGRLPVKWTAYEALLFGQYTTKSDVWSYGVVLYEIFTVGGSPYPRMDGRKVANSLQQGYRMQKPKHVDNELIPSITSRAHRHLHDTYLEVIHLIPKWRPINYSFACMLTSPLRLVYLYRKQKNFEVKMRRRGLINMQTKE
- the LOC136907518 gene encoding uncharacterized protein isoform X5; the protein is MSFTFYFMLFGILVFYPKTDGESLTWNEPSPTQNVQAVADPVDHFSSRRLHKGKINATLSWQFDLTELTFDELNILFDGTVIAGVKSQISGTQPGFENRFGIDWSSSQRFVKLTIFNVTMEENGTFTCRVATDAVTGFASFTFESIVQVDVVDGESLTWNEPSPTQNVQAVADPVDHFSSRRLHKGKINATLSWQFDLTELTFDELNILFDGTVIAGVKSQISGTQPGFENRFGIDWSSSQRFVKLTIFNVTMEENGTFTCRVATDAVTGFASFTFESIVQVDVIDGESLTWNEPSPTQNVQAVADPVDHFSSRRLHKGKINATLSWQFDLTELTFDELNILFDGTVIAGVKSQISGTQPGFENRFGIDWSFSQRFVKLTIFNVTMEENGTFTCRVATDAVTGFASFTFESIVQVDVVDGESLTWNEPSPTQNVQAVADPVDHFSSRRLHKGKINATLSWQFDLTELTFDELNILFDGTVVAGVKSQISGTQPGFENRFWIDWSSSQRFVKLTIFNVTMEENGTFTCRVATDAVTGFASFTFESIVQVDVVASPSNIVASSNQTIIAPAELTLNCSADGIPKPRITWTRLSDNTVVTMPLNIIRGKNKESYRCTADNGVENPLTMDVHMNILFSPKVTLANRFFVDREQTASLICQVEGNPKPAISWNCCDLPNFLSDKQYLNISKVQTARANYNCNARNTLGIDSATTVLNVTLSVAIGTSIGVLVLVAVVGVVIWWMLRRPNLRKEHKLRVFIIVVVRIPSIHETRCLCFVSMIVLGMTPSDRIEECENSAVTNSRFLKAEDATESSVTRPTYVNLQEVTKMDSDPPNNEYAPLDLRTRSWEIAREDVIVEKIIGKGAFSQVAKGTAKNLSFRSGTRNVAIKMLKADAPETDKRDLNSELELMKNLKPHPHVVKLLGCVTESGPLLVLIEYVPYGDLLGYLRKSRGLNDTYYKDPDIKPKTSLTSQQLMKFACQIADGMSYLSLRKVIHRDLAARNVLVGERETCKITDFGMARDVQQENIYERKTKGRLPVKWTAYEALLFGQYTTKSDVWSYGVVLYEIFTVGGSPYPRMDGRKVANSLQQGYRMQKPKHVDNELIPSITSRAHRHLHDTYLEVIHLIPKWRPINYSFACMLTSPLRLVYLYRKQKNFEVKMRRRGLINMQTKE